The Thalassoroseus pseudoceratinae genome has a segment encoding these proteins:
- the glgB gene encoding 1,4-alpha-glucan branching protein GlgB, which translates to MSSSTTANPVRYDVSLLSDDDIHLFNEGTHLDLDEKLGAHLIERDGIAGVYFAVWAPDAKTVSVVGMFNDWNKTSHELRPRGSSGIWEGFISGVGSGTLYKYHIESRVNNYSVDKADPFGAFFEVAPKTASIVWDLSYEWNDDEYLQYRGGRNSLTAPMSIYEVHLGSWKRVAEDGWRSLSYREMAEQLSEHCKKLNFTHVEFMPVMEHPFFGSWGYQGTGYYAPTSRYGTPQDFKYLVDTLHQNGIGVILDWVPSHFPNDEHGLGYFDGTHLYEHADPRQGFHPDWKSYIFNFGRNEVRSFLLSNAIFWLKEYHIDALRVDAVASMLYLDYSRKDGEWIPNEFGGRENLDAISFMRQLNRSVYERFPDTQTIAEESTAWPMVSRPAHLGGLGFGMKWDMGWMHDTLRYMAHEPIYRKYHHGELTFRTVYAFNENYVLPLSHDEVVHGKGSLLNKMPGDDWQKFASLRLLYGYMYAQPGKKLLFMGAEVAQWSEWQHDGEVQWDLLAQTEHAGIQRWVSSLNGYYRGEPALHELDCEPQGFEWIDANDSQSSVLSFLRKGSQPEDQVIVVANFTPVPRYDYRVGVPKPGFWKEILNSDATEHGGSGHGNLGGVESARIPYHGRPNSINLTLPPLGIVFLKWES; encoded by the coding sequence ATGAGTTCATCCACAACCGCCAATCCCGTGCGTTACGATGTTTCGTTGCTCTCGGATGACGACATCCACTTGTTCAACGAAGGGACGCATCTTGACCTCGACGAGAAGCTCGGTGCGCATTTGATCGAGCGAGATGGTATCGCGGGCGTGTACTTTGCCGTCTGGGCGCCCGATGCGAAAACCGTTTCCGTGGTGGGGATGTTCAACGACTGGAACAAAACCAGCCACGAACTACGTCCCCGTGGAAGTTCCGGTATCTGGGAAGGGTTTATCTCCGGCGTCGGCAGCGGAACGCTTTATAAATATCACATTGAGTCCCGCGTCAATAACTACTCGGTTGATAAAGCCGATCCGTTCGGGGCATTCTTCGAGGTGGCTCCGAAAACTGCGTCAATCGTTTGGGACCTCTCGTACGAGTGGAACGACGATGAGTATCTGCAGTACCGCGGAGGACGAAATTCGCTGACCGCTCCGATGTCGATTTATGAGGTGCACCTCGGGTCTTGGAAGCGGGTTGCCGAGGACGGTTGGCGATCGCTCAGCTATCGTGAGATGGCGGAGCAACTTTCGGAACACTGCAAGAAACTCAATTTCACGCACGTTGAGTTCATGCCTGTCATGGAGCACCCGTTCTTCGGGTCGTGGGGCTATCAAGGAACCGGTTACTACGCACCGACCAGCCGGTACGGGACACCGCAGGATTTCAAATATCTTGTCGACACGCTGCATCAAAACGGGATCGGCGTGATTCTCGACTGGGTGCCCTCACACTTCCCGAATGACGAACACGGGCTGGGATATTTCGACGGAACGCACCTCTACGAACATGCGGACCCACGTCAGGGATTCCATCCGGATTGGAAGTCTTACATTTTCAATTTTGGTCGCAACGAAGTACGGAGCTTCCTGCTGTCGAATGCGATTTTCTGGCTCAAGGAGTATCACATTGATGCCCTCCGAGTCGATGCCGTCGCCAGCATGTTGTACCTGGATTACTCCCGGAAAGATGGCGAATGGATTCCCAATGAATTCGGCGGGCGTGAGAACTTGGACGCGATCAGCTTCATGCGGCAGTTGAACCGAAGTGTTTACGAGCGGTTCCCTGACACGCAAACGATTGCGGAGGAATCCACCGCATGGCCGATGGTGTCGCGACCGGCTCACTTGGGCGGCTTGGGTTTCGGAATGAAATGGGATATGGGGTGGATGCACGACACCCTGCGGTATATGGCCCATGAGCCGATCTACCGTAAGTACCATCATGGCGAACTCACGTTTCGCACGGTTTATGCCTTCAACGAGAACTACGTGCTGCCGCTTTCCCACGATGAAGTCGTGCATGGAAAGGGATCGCTGCTCAATAAGATGCCGGGCGACGATTGGCAGAAGTTTGCGAGCCTACGGTTGTTGTACGGCTATATGTATGCACAACCTGGGAAGAAGTTACTCTTCATGGGGGCGGAAGTCGCTCAGTGGAGCGAATGGCAGCATGATGGAGAAGTACAATGGGATCTGCTGGCCCAGACCGAACACGCCGGCATTCAGCGGTGGGTCAGTTCGCTCAACGGATACTATCGAGGCGAACCGGCACTCCATGAACTCGATTGCGAGCCACAAGGATTCGAATGGATCGACGCGAACGATTCGCAAAGCAGCGTGCTAAGCTTCTTGCGAAAAGGCAGTCAGCCGGAGGATCAAGTGATCGTCGTGGCCAACTTCACGCCTGTTCCGCGTTACGATTACCGTGTTGGCGTACCGAAACCGGGTTTCTGGAAAGAGATTCTCAATAGCGATGCCACCGAACACGGCGGGAGCGGACACGGGAACCTCGGCGGTGTTGAATCCGCAAGAATCCCGTACCACGGCCGACCGAATTCCATCAACCTTACGTTGCCGCCGTTGGGGATCGTGTTCCTGAAATGGGAATCGTAA
- the malQ gene encoding 4-alpha-glucanotransferase — protein MSTSSTPLTQRPALEQLAALFGVQLSYMDVGGQTQHVSEKSLLAVLNALGANVSSSEDAVELLDEKRRKLAEQGLPTVAVVWENEPLSARLTLPESLATMTGQVTITTEFDKTLLETVDLSTLEPMAVDWSQDPTYFDDSLPEGYVARKFVLDIELPFGYHHLQLEVGGHSWTTQIIYAPLKCFAPTDRVNATKSHVWGVFLPVYSLVTEDTWGAGAYSDLERMAEWSGGLGGGMTGSLPLLSSYLDDPCDPSPYAPVSRLFWNEIYLDIHAIPDYKDCPEAQELVESQDYQDRLREIREKKLVDYRGLMALKREVLELLADKVFRDQGERYKELMQRRESHPLLDDYAQFRATQETTRTSWTDWDEPRRSGQLSESDYDEKRFRYHLYAQFLATEQLAHLSVAAEATGTGLYLDLPLGVRPDGYDVWRFQHVYANGAHIGAPPDMMFTKGQNWGFAPQHPERLREDCYRHVRDYLHHHMQFSRQLRIDHVMCLHRLYWIPEGVSASDGAYVRYRPEEWYAVLAVESHRHEACVIGENLGTVPPGVNEALERHGVAQMFVLQYQLQSDQDDLIGQVPAGCITCINTHDMPPFAAWWEGLDILDRHDLGLIDSETVDREQRERSDLKRQLTRWMRGKRPIQEPAWPDEDANVSAAEVIQALHEFFAASPAEFLIVNQEDLFLETQPQNVPGTTGDVRPNWRRRAQRTFEEFSSDPAVVESLQRIDKLRASRTP, from the coding sequence ATGTCAACCTCATCAACTCCACTCACTCAACGACCTGCTTTAGAGCAACTCGCCGCACTGTTCGGCGTGCAATTGTCCTACATGGATGTGGGTGGGCAGACCCAGCACGTCTCTGAGAAATCTCTTCTGGCAGTCTTGAACGCGCTCGGTGCGAACGTGAGTTCATCCGAGGATGCAGTGGAACTTCTTGACGAGAAACGACGCAAACTGGCCGAGCAAGGACTACCGACCGTTGCTGTCGTCTGGGAGAATGAGCCGCTTTCCGCCCGACTGACTCTGCCGGAATCGTTGGCGACGATGACTGGTCAGGTGACGATCACGACAGAGTTCGACAAAACACTGCTTGAAACTGTCGATCTCTCCACGCTGGAACCGATGGCGGTCGATTGGAGTCAAGACCCGACATACTTCGATGATTCGCTTCCGGAAGGCTATGTCGCCCGCAAGTTCGTTCTCGATATCGAACTTCCGTTCGGCTACCACCATTTGCAGCTGGAGGTTGGTGGGCATTCCTGGACGACGCAGATCATTTATGCGCCTTTGAAATGTTTCGCACCAACCGACCGCGTTAATGCAACGAAGTCGCACGTGTGGGGCGTGTTCCTGCCAGTCTATTCGCTGGTCACTGAGGACACTTGGGGAGCCGGTGCTTATTCGGACTTGGAACGCATGGCGGAATGGTCCGGCGGGCTCGGTGGTGGCATGACGGGCTCGCTACCGCTGCTCTCCAGCTACTTGGACGACCCGTGTGATCCCAGTCCATACGCGCCCGTGAGCCGTTTGTTTTGGAACGAGATTTACCTCGATATTCACGCAATCCCGGACTACAAAGATTGCCCGGAAGCGCAGGAACTCGTCGAGTCACAAGACTATCAAGATCGTCTGCGTGAAATCCGTGAGAAAAAGCTCGTTGATTATCGCGGGCTGATGGCTCTCAAACGCGAGGTGCTGGAATTACTCGCCGATAAGGTCTTTCGAGATCAAGGCGAGCGGTACAAGGAACTGATGCAACGACGGGAATCGCATCCGCTTTTGGATGACTATGCTCAGTTTCGGGCAACTCAGGAAACGACACGCACATCTTGGACGGACTGGGATGAGCCACGGCGAAGTGGCCAACTTAGTGAGTCCGATTACGACGAGAAACGCTTCCGCTACCACTTATATGCTCAGTTTCTGGCCACCGAACAGTTGGCTCACCTTTCGGTCGCCGCAGAAGCGACCGGGACCGGTTTGTATCTCGATTTGCCGCTTGGCGTCCGTCCTGATGGTTATGACGTGTGGCGATTCCAGCACGTCTACGCCAACGGTGCTCATATCGGTGCGCCGCCGGACATGATGTTCACGAAGGGACAGAACTGGGGGTTCGCACCGCAGCATCCTGAACGACTTCGCGAAGATTGTTATCGGCATGTGCGGGATTATCTGCACCATCATATGCAGTTCTCTCGGCAGTTGCGAATCGATCACGTCATGTGTTTGCACCGTCTCTATTGGATTCCGGAAGGTGTTTCGGCATCGGATGGGGCGTACGTGCGGTATCGACCCGAAGAGTGGTATGCGGTGTTGGCCGTTGAGTCGCATCGGCACGAAGCCTGTGTGATCGGGGAAAATTTGGGCACCGTTCCACCGGGAGTCAACGAAGCTCTCGAACGGCATGGTGTGGCGCAGATGTTCGTCTTGCAGTATCAATTGCAAAGTGATCAAGACGACCTGATTGGTCAGGTGCCGGCCGGTTGCATTACCTGCATCAACACACACGACATGCCACCATTTGCCGCCTGGTGGGAAGGATTGGACATCCTCGATCGGCACGATCTTGGCTTGATCGACTCGGAAACAGTCGATCGGGAACAACGCGAGCGAAGTGATTTGAAGCGACAACTGACGCGGTGGATGCGAGGCAAACGGCCGATCCAGGAACCGGCCTGGCCGGATGAGGATGCTAACGTGTCAGCAGCCGAAGTCATCCAGGCATTACACGAGTTCTTCGCGGCGAGTCCGGCGGAGTTCCTGATCGTTAACCAAGAGGATTTGTTCCTCGAAACCCAGCCGCAAAACGTTCCGGGAACCACAGGCGATGTCCGCCCGAACTGGCGACGCCGTGCACAGCGAACGTTCGAAGAATTCTCCAGCGACCCCGCTGTTGTGGAATCGCTACAGCGAATCGACAAGCTGAGAGCTTCACGAACACCTTAG
- the treS gene encoding maltose alpha-D-glucosyltransferase, whose product MPRLAETHTTAGQAQWYKDAIIYQIHVRAFADSNGDGIGDFRGLTSKLDYIQELGVTAIWLLPFFPSPLRDGGYDMSDYRGVHPNYGTLRDFRGFLEAAHERGIRVITEMVMNHTSDQHEWFQKSRQAKPGSPWRDYYVWSDSPDRYQDARIIFQDFESSNWTWDPVANAYFWHRFYSHQPDLNFENPAVQQAMFDAVDFWLDMGVDGLRLDAIPYLFEEEGTNCENLPKTHEFLKSLRSHVDEKYGDRMLLAEANQWPEDAAAYFGEGDGDECQMNFHFPLMPRLYMAVEREDRFPIIDILEQTPELPETSQWAIFLRNHDELTLEMVTDEERDYMYRAYAEDPRARVNLGIRRRLAPLLRNNRRKIELMNGLLMSLPGTPVVYYGDEIGMGDNIFLGDRDGVRTPMQWSPDRNAGFSQCNPQRLYLPVIIDTEYHYSSINVEVEANSPHSQLWWMRRIIHLRRDHQVFGRGRLEFLQPDNSKVLAYIRESEDETILVVANLSRFTQCAELDLSRFRGRTPTELFGKTDFPPIGELPYFLSLGPYGFYWFKLSWKDSEVDEADVTGAPRLRVSQDWTTLLAKSKPGAFENALASWLPRHRWFGGKARTIQTVKVEESIPLGDSETEPIAVIVVRVEYTEGEPERYMLPLIFADEERARNIVGDHPRAKLAEVENTSTGEVRTLCEAVWESEFWQPLFAHIKDQQLLSTARGEFRGAASDQFAALSSELGESPEPSVHGGQQSNTSAIFGDSMILKLFRKIAPGVNPDLEISQFLSEFNSDPENEFQAPVAPLAGSLEFEGNRDEAMTLAIMQGFVPNEGDAWVYTLDELGRYYERLQSAEVETSGAKATLPRGKMLQSTRKDIPDLAHDLISPYLQSVELLGQRTAEMHLALASNRSNPAFAPEGFTKLYQRSLYQSMRAGVRKVMTLLKKQRSNLSDELLPLADRVLAGETELMDRYKAVAETKIAAQRIRCHGDYHLGQVLYTGRDFVIIDFEGEPDRTIGERKIKQTPLKDVAGMIRSLHYASFAARFGQVPGGPTGPEAGDIAERWMQFWYAWCVTAYLKSYLASATSGEFLPQTEEGIQVLLDAYILEKAIYELGYELNNRPDWVQIPLVAIIDLLEA is encoded by the coding sequence ATGCCCCGTTTAGCCGAGACGCACACGACAGCCGGTCAAGCTCAGTGGTACAAAGACGCCATCATTTACCAAATTCACGTCCGTGCGTTTGCGGACAGCAATGGTGATGGAATCGGTGACTTTCGCGGCCTGACTTCCAAGCTGGACTACATTCAAGAACTCGGTGTGACCGCCATTTGGTTGCTGCCGTTCTTCCCGTCGCCGTTGCGTGATGGCGGGTACGACATGTCCGATTATCGGGGCGTGCATCCGAATTACGGCACGCTTCGTGATTTTCGCGGGTTCCTGGAAGCCGCCCATGAACGGGGCATCCGAGTGATCACCGAGATGGTGATGAACCACACGTCCGACCAACACGAGTGGTTTCAGAAGTCTCGCCAAGCGAAACCGGGCAGTCCATGGCGTGATTACTATGTGTGGTCGGACTCACCGGATCGCTACCAAGATGCGCGGATCATCTTCCAAGATTTTGAGTCGTCGAACTGGACTTGGGATCCGGTTGCGAATGCCTATTTTTGGCATCGGTTCTACTCCCATCAACCGGACTTGAATTTCGAAAACCCAGCCGTTCAACAGGCAATGTTCGATGCCGTAGATTTCTGGTTGGACATGGGTGTAGACGGTCTTCGATTGGACGCCATTCCGTACCTTTTCGAGGAGGAAGGAACCAATTGCGAGAACCTGCCGAAAACACACGAGTTTCTGAAATCACTGCGGTCGCATGTCGACGAGAAGTACGGCGATCGCATGTTGCTCGCCGAGGCGAATCAATGGCCCGAGGATGCCGCCGCTTATTTCGGTGAAGGCGACGGCGATGAGTGCCAAATGAACTTTCACTTCCCGCTCATGCCGCGACTCTATATGGCGGTTGAACGGGAAGATCGGTTTCCGATTATCGACATCCTCGAGCAAACTCCGGAACTGCCAGAGACATCCCAGTGGGCGATCTTTCTGCGGAATCATGATGAGTTGACGCTCGAAATGGTCACAGACGAAGAACGCGATTATATGTATCGCGCTTACGCCGAAGATCCGCGAGCCCGCGTGAATCTCGGGATTCGTCGTCGGCTGGCTCCGCTGTTGCGGAACAACCGGCGGAAGATCGAATTAATGAATGGATTGTTGATGTCGTTGCCGGGAACGCCGGTCGTTTATTACGGCGACGAAATCGGGATGGGCGATAACATCTTCCTAGGCGACCGCGATGGCGTGCGAACGCCGATGCAGTGGAGCCCCGACCGAAACGCGGGGTTCTCCCAGTGCAATCCGCAGCGGCTGTACTTACCGGTCATCATTGATACCGAATACCATTATTCGAGTATCAACGTCGAAGTGGAGGCGAACAGTCCGCATTCCCAATTGTGGTGGATGCGGCGAATCATTCATCTCCGCCGTGATCACCAAGTCTTTGGGCGTGGACGTCTTGAGTTTCTTCAGCCGGATAACTCGAAAGTTTTGGCATACATTCGGGAGTCGGAAGACGAGACAATTCTCGTGGTCGCGAATCTCTCCCGTTTCACCCAGTGTGCCGAATTGGATTTGTCACGCTTTCGCGGACGAACTCCGACCGAATTGTTCGGGAAAACCGACTTTCCACCGATCGGAGAGTTGCCTTACTTCTTGTCACTCGGTCCCTACGGTTTTTATTGGTTCAAACTGAGTTGGAAGGATAGCGAAGTCGACGAAGCGGATGTGACGGGGGCTCCTCGTTTGCGAGTTTCGCAAGACTGGACAACGTTGTTGGCGAAATCCAAACCGGGAGCGTTCGAGAACGCACTCGCCAGTTGGTTGCCTCGACATCGCTGGTTCGGTGGCAAAGCACGGACGATCCAGACCGTCAAGGTTGAAGAGTCCATCCCGTTGGGGGATTCGGAAACCGAGCCGATTGCGGTTATCGTTGTCCGGGTCGAATACACCGAAGGCGAACCCGAACGTTATATGTTGCCGCTGATTTTTGCGGATGAAGAACGAGCACGGAACATTGTTGGCGACCATCCGCGTGCCAAATTGGCGGAAGTGGAGAACACCAGCACGGGCGAAGTTCGTACCCTGTGCGAAGCGGTCTGGGAATCGGAGTTCTGGCAGCCGTTGTTTGCGCACATCAAAGACCAACAGCTTCTGTCAACCGCACGGGGAGAATTCCGCGGCGCCGCTTCGGATCAGTTCGCCGCATTGAGCAGCGAACTCGGCGAGTCACCGGAGCCGTCTGTTCATGGCGGTCAACAAAGCAATACGTCCGCGATTTTTGGCGACTCAATGATTCTGAAGTTGTTCCGGAAGATTGCACCAGGAGTCAATCCCGACTTGGAAATCAGTCAGTTTCTATCGGAATTCAACAGCGATCCCGAAAACGAATTCCAAGCACCGGTTGCACCATTGGCCGGTTCATTGGAGTTCGAGGGCAACCGCGACGAGGCCATGACCTTGGCGATCATGCAAGGTTTCGTGCCGAATGAGGGAGATGCCTGGGTCTACACTCTCGATGAACTCGGTCGGTACTACGAACGATTGCAGTCGGCGGAGGTGGAGACTTCGGGAGCGAAAGCAACGCTTCCACGAGGAAAAATGCTGCAGTCCACGCGGAAGGATATCCCCGACCTCGCCCATGACCTCATTTCGCCGTACCTGCAAAGCGTCGAACTGCTTGGACAGCGAACGGCGGAGATGCACTTGGCACTGGCGTCGAATCGCAGCAACCCAGCGTTTGCCCCCGAAGGATTCACGAAGCTTTACCAACGGAGTTTATATCAGTCGATGCGGGCGGGCGTACGGAAGGTTATGACGCTCCTCAAGAAGCAACGGTCTAATCTCAGCGACGAACTTCTGCCATTGGCCGACCGAGTGCTGGCAGGGGAAACGGAATTGATGGATCGCTACAAAGCGGTTGCCGAAACCAAGATTGCGGCCCAGCGGATCCGGTGTCATGGTGACTATCACCTGGGTCAGGTGCTCTACACCGGTCGAGACTTCGTGATTATCGACTTCGAAGGCGAGCCTGATCGCACGATCGGCGAACGCAAAATCAAGCAGACACCACTCAAAGACGTAGCGGGCATGATTCGCTCGCTGCACTATGCATCGTTTGCCGCTCGGTTCGGTCAAGTGCCAGGTGGACCGACGGGGCCAGAAGCCGGAGACATCGCTGAACGCTGGATGCAATTCTGGTATGCTTGGTGTGTGACAGCGTATCTCAAGAGTTACCTGGCGTCGGCAACTTCCGGAGAATTTCTCCCCCAAACGGAAGAAGGAATCCAAGTTCTGCTCGATGCCTATATTTTGGAAAAAGCGATCTACGAATTGGGATACGAACTCAACAACCGTCCCGATTGGGTTCAGATTCCTTTGGTGGCCATCATCGATCTTTTGGAGGCGTAG